A segment of the Candidatus Hinthialibacter antarcticus genome:
CGGTTTCCATGTTGACGCATTGCCTCCGGTCGCGTGTCGTAGTCGGCTTATAGTATGACGTTTCTCCAGCGTTTGAGCGCCTCGGTCACTTCGCGTTGCGCTTCTTCGACGATGTGTCGCGGCTGCGGCCCCATGGCGTCCATGTCGTCTTCGAGCATGGCGGCGGCGCGCGGCGAAAGGTTGATTAACACTTTGTCGCGAACCGGCTGCGGTTGGCCTTTGAGCGACGCCGCCAGCGTCGAGCGGTGGACTTCTTCGAAAGCGCGTTTTAAAACAGCGTCTTCCATTGAGACCAAATCTTCAAAGGTGAAATATTGTTCGCGCAGCGATTGCGCCAAGTCGGGATACTGCTGGTCGAGTGTGCGCATGATGGTTTGTTCGGTCTGGCGGTCCATCTGGCCTAACATGCCGATGAGGGTTTGCAAGCCTTTCTTCGACTTGTTTTTTTGTTTTGAAAGCGCCGACAACATTTCTTTGATTCGCGCGGTCTGGTCGCTCATGTTGGCGTTCCTCTCTTCAAACTCAATTGCCTTACGCGATAGAAATGCGATTGCCTTTCATCTCCGGCGTGATCGGCGTGGTGTTGACTTGCGCGCATTCTTCCAGGTCGTCGCCCAGGCCGATTTCCTGCAAATAGCGGCCATGGTAACAGGTGTGCAGCATGTTGAGCAGGTCGTCTTGATAGAGATGAAACAGGTCAACGGAGGAACGGGCCGCGTCGGAGACTTCGGTGAACACGCCGGGCGGCTCAATCAACAGGGCGATGATGCCGCCCAGGCAGACGGCGTCTTCGAGGCAATAGCGCCCTTCGCGGCCTGAAACGACGAACAGGCATTCTTCGGCGTCGTCTTTGTAAAGGCGCAGGCGGTTGGCGGCGGCGGTCATATTGCTAAAGGCTGCGATGAAAGTTTTTTGCGCGGTACGCGCCGCCGAGAGCGCTTTGGTTCCATTGGTGGTCAATTGCACCATGATTTTGTCGTTGACGGCTGCGGGCGTAAATTCCGAGGGCGAGTTGCCCAGGTGATAGCCTTCTCGCTTGACGCCTTCTTTTTCGCCGCAGAGCAAAACGGGCAGGCCTTGCTCCTGCAATAGGGTGTACATATCTTGCGCCGATTGTTCACTATCTTGAGGCATGATCGCGCGGGCGCCGTTTTGCAGGGCGCGCATCATAACGGTGGTGGCGCGCAAGACGTCGGCGACCACGACGATGCTGTTTTCCAGCGACCGGGGTTGTAGTTCATGCCAGGTGAACAGGAGGTCAATCTTCAAGGGTGCGTCTCCTTCTCTTGAGCAAACGGGTATTTGCAGTATACCTTCAAGCCAGACGAAATCACCAGATGCAAAGGCGCGTATGATTCCACGAACATTGGCCCTGCGAAATTTTTTATCGTACGGCGAAGACGTTGAGCCGCTTGACTTCACCAGTTTTAGCATGGCCTGTCTGACCGGGCGCAACGGCCACGGTAAGTCGGCGTTGCTCGACGCTATCACCTGGGCGCTGTGGGGCGAGGCGCGTAAGGCGAACTATAGCCGAACGCCCGACGGCGACCTGTTGCGGTTGAGCGCCGATGAGATGTCGGTGGAATATACTTTTGAACTCAGCGAGCGCATTTATCAGGTCTATCGCGAACACCGCCGCAACAAACGCTCGGGGCGCTTAGAATTTCGCGTACGCGACAAGAGCGAAGAGGCGTTTAGTTTGTTGACGGGTTCCAGCAAAAAAGAAACCCAAAAGCGCATCATCGAAACCTTGCGCCTCGACTACCGCACCTTTGTCAATTCATCGTTTTTACAACAGGGCAAAGCCGACGCGTTTACCCGGCAGTCGCCGCAGGAACGCAAGGAAATTTTGGGTAACATTCTAGGGCTGGCCTATTACGACCGACTGCTGGAAGAAACCAAGCAACGCTTGAGCCAGACAAAAGCGCAGTTAAAGGCGCTGGATGAGTCGGTCGCCGCCATTGAAGATGAACTCGCGGACGAGGACGAAGTGAAATCCCAAGAGACGGAACTCGGCGAAGCGTTGAAAGCGCTCGAAGCGAAACTCGAAGCGTTGCGCAAACAAGAACGCGCCGAACAAGACCGGTTGACCCAACTCAAAATCAAACAGCAACAACTCCAGCAAACCGAAGCCGCGTTTAAAGAGATTCAGAAACGGATTGTGGACGCGGATGCTCAGATGAAGCGCTTGCAGCAAGAACAAAAAACGCTGACGGACTTGGTCTCGAACGAAGTGGATATTCAACGGCGAAAAGAACGCGGCGAACAAGTTGCGAATGAATTGAACCGACTGCTTGAACTTGATGGGCAGTTGCAGAAAATGGAAGCGTCCCGCCGGGAGCAGGAACGCGCTGTCGAACAAGAACGCGCACGGCTGCGCGAAGCGCTGGCTTCATCCAAAAGCGAACAGACGCAGATCGAAGAGGCGGTGCGTGAAGCCGGGCGCTTGTTGGGCCGTAAAGAAGAAATAGAACGGAACTATCAAGCCTATCAGGCATTGCAACAACGAGACCAGCAGTGCAGTGCGCAACGCCCGCCGTTTGACGCGCTGGCGGCGGAAAAACAAAAATGCGAATCCGAAGTGGAACAAGAAAAACAACGCCTCAACAATCGCTTGGCTGAGTTGCGGGGGCGGGTGAATGATCTCAGCGCCCTGGCCAAACAGTTGGAGGGAGCGAAAGCCGCTGCGGCGCAGCTCCCTCAAACCGAAGAGGATGTGACGCAATATAAGGCGCAGGAAGAGGACGTGGTCGAACAAGGCCGCCGCGCAAGTTCTTCGGTTGACGCCGCCGAAAAAGAGACCGAACGCTTGGAGGCGCAAATTCACGAAACGAATGAGAAACTCGATCTGCTGGGCAAGGGAGAAACTCAGGAGTGCCCCTTGTGCCGTCAATCGCTGGACGCCCACTCGCAGCACGATCTCGAATCGCATCTGCAACAAGAGATCAAGCAAGCGCAATCGAATATCCAGAAATTTAAAAAACAAATTGGGCGCGATAAAAAGAACGTGCTCGATTTGCGCAACGCCTATAAAGACGCCAAGGCCAAACGCGAGCAGGCCGAAACCCGACTTTCGCAATTGAAGATGCGGGCCGACCAACAAACGCGCTTGCAACAAGAGTGGGACGAAAAGCAGGCATTGCTCAAAGAAGCCAATGAGATTGAGGCTTCGGTTCGCGATGCGCAGTTTGCGCTCGACGCCCGCACCCGCGTTGATCGCATCCAACAGGAGATGCAGCGACTGGGGTATGATGCAGCGGCGCACGCGGAAATTCAAACGCAAATTCAAGCGCGACAAGATGATTATCTGCAATGGAACCGCTTGCAAGAAGAGACCCGGCGGAGCCAGCAGCGGACGGCGCGTATGGAAGTGGTTTTGAAATCCATCGAGGAGGCCGAAGGCGTACTAAACGCGGAGGCGTTCGCCGCCGAAGCCCGCCAGGCGCTGCGACAAACGATGGAAGAAATGGCGCCGCTGCAAGAAGCGCTGTCGGCGCGAAAAACATTGCACGAAGAACAACAACAATTGCGCAATGCGCTGACCGATTGGAACCGTTTGCAAGCCGCGAAAGAACGCCTACCAGAACTTGAGCGCGACGTCGAGAAGCGCAATGCAGAATCACAAGAATTGCACGTGCGTTTGCGGGCGCTAGAAGACGACATGCAAGCGGTTGCGCCGCAATTAAAAACGCTTGCGCAAGATGAAAAGCGCCTGGAAGACATCCAGCAGGAAATCCGCAATCAAGAAACCGGGCGGAACGGGTTGCAGCGCAATCTGGGCGCGGTCCAGGAAAAACGGCAACGGTTGGAACAACGCAAACAAGAACGCAAAGACGCGAAATCCAAACGGGCGGATTTGCAGCGCGACGTGAAGTTGTATGACATTCTGCGCGGCGCCTTCAGTCGCGACGGCATCCCGGCGCTGATTGTCGAACGCGCCCTGCCGGAGCTCGAAAACGACGCCAACCGGCTTCTTCACCGACTGACCAATGGCGCCTGCTCGGTGAAATTGGAGTCGCAACGCGAGCGCAAATCGGGCGGCGTGGCGGAGACGCTCGATATCAAAATCAGCGACGAACTCGGCACTCGCGACTATGAAATGTTCAGCGGCGGCGAAGCGTTTCGCACCGACCTGGCGCTGCGCATCGCGCTCTCGCAGTTGTTGTGCCGCCGCGCAGGCAGCCGTCTGCAATTGCTGGTGATCGACGAAGGCTTCGGTACGCAGGATGAAGACGGCCTGAGCCAGATCGTCCAGGCGATTGATGAAATTCAAGACGAGTTCGAGAAAATCCTGGTCGTCACTCACCTGGAAGAATTAAAGGAAAAATTCATGGTGCGCATCGAAGTGATGAAGGAGCCGGGGGTCGGCTCGCGCTATCAAGTTATCCATACATTTTAGGGTCAGAATATAGTAGACTAAATTCTCATCATCTATTTTGGGAGGAAGACGCATGGTTCGGAATATCGTTTTATCAATATTGAGTCTAATGGTTTGCTGTTTTGTGTTGTCCACACAAGCGGAACCCGTCAAAGTGTTATTGATTACCGGCGGACATGAGTTTGACGAAAAAGAATTTTTTGAAGTGTTCAGCCTCACGCCGGACATCGTCTATCGCCACGTCGCCCAGCCCGGCGCCAACGAGATGTTTGCTTCCGGCGAGGCGATGAAATATGACGTGGCGGTCTTGTACGATATGTGGCCCAAAATTACAGATGCGCAAAAAGAAGGCTACTTGGAATTTCTGCGCGCGGGCAAGGGAATCGTCGCGACCCACCACTGCGCGGCGTCGTACCCCGAGTGGACGGGGTTCGTTGATTTGATCGGCGGCATGTATGTTTTGCAGCCAATCAAACGGCACGGCAAAACGCTGGCCCCCTCTGCGTATAAGCATGAAGTGCATGTCCCCGTGAAAATCGCCGACAAAAACCACCCCATCACGCAAGGGCTTAGCGACTTCACTATTTTTGATGAAACCTACAAAGATGTGTATGTGCATCCTGACTCGCATGTTTTGTTGACAACCGATGAGCCGACCAGTACGCCGCAACTGGCCTGGGCCATTGACCACGCGCCGGGGCGGGCTGCGTACATTCAACTGGGTCACGATAAACATGCGTTTCAAAATGAAAGTTACCGGCGGTTGATCTCAAACGCTATCGCTTGGGCTGACCACGGCGCTTCAGATAACGGCTGGGTTTCGCTGTTCGACGGTAAGACGCTCGACGGTTGGAAGCAAGTCAACGGGACGGCGAAATATAGCGTGAAGGATCAAACCATCATCGGTTGGACGGTGGAAGGCAGCCCCAATTCGTTCTTATGCACGACGCGCAACTACGGCGACTTTGCGTTGGAATTTGAAGTCAAAGTCGATACGCGCTTGAATTCCGGCGTCCAGGTTCGCAGCGAAAGCAAGAGCGATTATCAAAACGGGCGCGTACACGGCTATCAGGTTGAAATTGCGGTGAACGGCCTGCCGGGTTATGTGTATGACGAAGCCCGCCGCAGCAAATTTATCAATGAGAACACCGATCGTAAGAAAGCGATGGACGCGTTTCACGACGGCGAGTGGAACCATTACCGCGTTGTGTGCAAGGGCGATTTGATTCAAACCTGGATCAATGGCGTCCCGCTGGAACACGTAAACGATTCGATGACCAAAGAAGGGTTTATTGGATTGCAAGTCCATAGTTTCAATGGCGAAACGCCTGCATGGGTGCAGTGGAAGAACATTCGCATCAAAGAACTCTAAACCGTTTGTTTTCATCGAAACAACAAGAGGCCGCGAATATTCGCGGCCTCTTTTGATATCAGTGAATTGATCTGACGGCGACTTGGCGCGTTCGTATTTATTGGCCTCTGCCTTGACCGCCGGCTCCGCCTTGTCCACGGCCTTGGCGACCTTGTCCACGTTGCTGGCGTTGACTTTCCATTTCTTTTTCGACTTCAGATGTTTTTTTCTCCCACGCTTTGATTTCTTCATCGGTGAGCGTCTTGGTCGCATCAGCGATCATCGACTCGCGCGCGGTTTCGATGGTTTTGCGGTCTTCATCTGAAAAACCGCCGCGTTGTCCGCGTCCACGTCCTTGACCGCCTTGCGGGGGGCCAGGCGCGAATTCGGGCTGGACGGATGCGACTGTGTTGAAATAGATTAGAGCGAGCGTTTGCAATTTTTCGCGGGTCGCATCGCTGATGTCGATCATACGCAGGGCGCGAATTTGCGCGTCAGGGCGGGCGCCGCGCATTTCAATCAGCGGTTTCACAAATTCGACTTCGTCTTTGCTGAGAACTTTCGAAAGACGTTCGACGGTATCCGCCAACGAATCCGCGCGCATTTTTTGGAAAAACTCCATGCGCTCTTCTTGGCT
Coding sequences within it:
- a CDS encoding FliG C-terminal domain-containing protein, producing MSDQTARIKEMLSALSKQKNKSKKGLQTLIGMLGQMDRQTEQTIMRTLDQQYPDLAQSLREQYFTFEDLVSMEDAVLKRAFEEVHRSTLAASLKGQPQPVRDKVLINLSPRAAAMLEDDMDAMGPQPRHIVEEAQREVTEALKRWRNVIL
- a CDS encoding 2-phosphosulfolactate phosphatase, whose product is MKIDLLFTWHELQPRSLENSIVVVADVLRATTVMMRALQNGARAIMPQDSEQSAQDMYTLLQEQGLPVLLCGEKEGVKREGYHLGNSPSEFTPAAVNDKIMVQLTTNGTKALSAARTAQKTFIAAFSNMTAAANRLRLYKDDAEECLFVVSGREGRYCLEDAVCLGGIIALLIEPPGVFTEVSDAARSSVDLFHLYQDDLLNMLHTCYHGRYLQEIGLGDDLEECAQVNTTPITPEMKGNRISIA
- a CDS encoding SMC family ATPase, which translates into the protein MIPRTLALRNFLSYGEDVEPLDFTSFSMACLTGRNGHGKSALLDAITWALWGEARKANYSRTPDGDLLRLSADEMSVEYTFELSERIYQVYREHRRNKRSGRLEFRVRDKSEEAFSLLTGSSKKETQKRIIETLRLDYRTFVNSSFLQQGKADAFTRQSPQERKEILGNILGLAYYDRLLEETKQRLSQTKAQLKALDESVAAIEDELADEDEVKSQETELGEALKALEAKLEALRKQERAEQDRLTQLKIKQQQLQQTEAAFKEIQKRIVDADAQMKRLQQEQKTLTDLVSNEVDIQRRKERGEQVANELNRLLELDGQLQKMEASRREQERAVEQERARLREALASSKSEQTQIEEAVREAGRLLGRKEEIERNYQAYQALQQRDQQCSAQRPPFDALAAEKQKCESEVEQEKQRLNNRLAELRGRVNDLSALAKQLEGAKAAAAQLPQTEEDVTQYKAQEEDVVEQGRRASSSVDAAEKETERLEAQIHETNEKLDLLGKGETQECPLCRQSLDAHSQHDLESHLQQEIKQAQSNIQKFKKQIGRDKKNVLDLRNAYKDAKAKREQAETRLSQLKMRADQQTRLQQEWDEKQALLKEANEIEASVRDAQFALDARTRVDRIQQEMQRLGYDAAAHAEIQTQIQARQDDYLQWNRLQEETRRSQQRTARMEVVLKSIEEAEGVLNAEAFAAEARQALRQTMEEMAPLQEALSARKTLHEEQQQLRNALTDWNRLQAAKERLPELERDVEKRNAESQELHVRLRALEDDMQAVAPQLKTLAQDEKRLEDIQQEIRNQETGRNGLQRNLGAVQEKRQRLEQRKQERKDAKSKRADLQRDVKLYDILRGAFSRDGIPALIVERALPELENDANRLLHRLTNGACSVKLESQRERKSGGVAETLDIKISDELGTRDYEMFSGGEAFRTDLALRIALSQLLCRRAGSRLQLLVIDEGFGTQDEDGLSQIVQAIDEIQDEFEKILVVTHLEELKEKFMVRIEVMKEPGVGSRYQVIHTF
- a CDS encoding DUF1080 domain-containing protein, which encodes MVRNIVLSILSLMVCCFVLSTQAEPVKVLLITGGHEFDEKEFFEVFSLTPDIVYRHVAQPGANEMFASGEAMKYDVAVLYDMWPKITDAQKEGYLEFLRAGKGIVATHHCAASYPEWTGFVDLIGGMYVLQPIKRHGKTLAPSAYKHEVHVPVKIADKNHPITQGLSDFTIFDETYKDVYVHPDSHVLLTTDEPTSTPQLAWAIDHAPGRAAYIQLGHDKHAFQNESYRRLISNAIAWADHGASDNGWVSLFDGKTLDGWKQVNGTAKYSVKDQTIIGWTVEGSPNSFLCTTRNYGDFALEFEVKVDTRLNSGVQVRSESKSDYQNGRVHGYQVEIAVNGLPGYVYDEARRSKFINENTDRKKAMDAFHDGEWNHYRVVCKGDLIQTWINGVPLEHVNDSMTKEGFIGLQVHSFNGETPAWVQWKNIRIKEL